TTTCGCTTGGTCGCTACCGGGCGGGCCGGGTCAGCCGCCGCTGCAGTTGGTGTCCAGCCAGGCCGAAATGTGGTCGCTGGCGGTGACGAAGTCCGGGCTCTGGAACAGCTGCGCGGCGTCCGACAGGCTCCCGGAGCCGGACTGGTCGGCCAGCTGGGCCAGCGTGTCGATGTCGGGCGCGATCTCCGGCGGGATCTCGCCGGAGTTGCGCAGATCTTCCAGCGCCTTCTTCAGCTCGGACGCGTCGTACTGGGACGACCCACCGGCCAGGGTGGACAACGGGGCCAGGGTGACCGACAGGTAGGCCAGCGAGACCGAGATGCAGGCGTTGCTGTAGCCGGGGATGTTCAGGTCGCTGAAGTCGGTCGGGAAGGTCAGGTCGGTCGGGAAGTCGGTGGGCACCGACACCGTGGACAGGTCGTTGAGCATCGAACTCAGGTCGGACAGCTCGGTGTCCTCCACCGTGGGCCGGGTGGTCCGGGCGGACGAGGTGGTGCTGGACTCGGCGCTGGTCATGGTCTCGGCGGCGGCGGAATTCACCTGGGCCGCACCCTGGACCGACGACCCGCAGGCCGCGACGGTCAAGATGGTGACCACGCTGAGAGCCAGCGCGGCGGTGAGGGCGTGACGAGACCTCATGTGTTCACTCCTACGGGCGCGAGCCGGGTCGGCAAATGGATCCTAGCCGCAGGAGTGGGCGCCGCGACGCCTGATACACGGCCGATCAGGTCGTCGCCGCCCGTTCGCCCGAAGGGGTCGCGCGGCCCGGCGCTGACGGTTACCGCTGGGTGGCGCCGTGGACCCGCCAGCCACCCGTATAGATGTTGAACCCGGCGGGGGAGACGAACCCGATCAGGGTCAGCCCGGCCTGCCCGGCCAGTTGCACCGCCAGCGAGGACGGGGCGGAGACGGCGACCAGGATCCCGACGCCGGCCAGCACCGCCTTCTGCACCAGCTCGAACGAGGCCCGGGACGAGGTGACCAGGGCCCGGTCGGCCAGCGGCAGGCGGTCGGCGAGCAGCGCGGCCCCGATCACCTTGTCCATCGCGTTGTGCCGGCCGACGTCCTCACGGACGTCCTCGATCAGGCCGTCGGCGGTGGCCAGGGCGCAGGCGTGGATGCCGCCGGTGCTGCGGAACGTGCGCTGCTGCGCCCGCAGCCGCTCGGGCAGGGCGCGGATCGTGTCCGGGGCCATCGTGAGCTGGCCGGGCACGTAGCGGCTGCTGCGGGTGATCGCCTCGATCGACTCCGATCCGCAGACCCCGCACGCCGAGCTGGTCACCAGGGACCGTGGCCACAGCTGCGCGGTCGCCGCGGAGTCGGCCAGGCTGACCTCGAGCACGTTGTAGGTCTTCAGGCCGTCCGGACCGACGCCGGAGCAGTAGCGAGCGGCCCGGACGTCCGCCGGGCCGGTGATGACGCCCTCGGCATGCAGCAGGCCATGGGCCAGCTCGATGTCGGCCCCCGGGGTCCGCATGGTCGTGGAGAAGGGCTGGCCGTCGACCCGGATCTCCAGCGGCTCCTCGCCGGCCACGGTGTCCGGCCGGCTGGAGAAGGCGCCGTCGCGGTACCGCACGATCGGCGTGCGCACGGTGACCCGAGACATGCCCGTCCCCTTCCTTCAGGCGGACCGGACGGTCAGCGGCGGACCATCCGGATTTCCAGGATGCCTTCCGAGTCGGTGCGCTCGGCGCCGTTGGGGATGAAGTCGTGGTGGACGTAGAAGGCGCTGGCCCGGGCGTTGTCCCGGTAGGTCCACAGCGACGCCGGGCCGGTGCCGATGGCCGCGCGCATCAGGTCGTCGGCCATGCCGGTGCCCTGGTGCGCCTCGCGGACGTAGATCGCGTAGAGCTCGCGCTCGGCCTGGGGGTCCTCGTCACGGGTGGGGCCGGCGATGGCGATGCCGGCGACCTCGCCGTCGGCCTCGACCAGGTAGTGGTCGGCGACGCCGGCTTCGATCTCCTTGCGGCGACGGGCGGCCAACCGGGTCACGTCCATGCCGTCGAACCGTTCGGCCCCCCAGAGGCTGCCGTAGGCCTCCCGCCAGCAGGCGAGGTGGCAGGCGGCAAAAGCCTCGGCGTCCTCCGGCGTCGCGGGCCGGACGGGGGAGGTTGGGGCCATGCCTGCACCTTTCGAGCTGTGAGAACGACGGTCGACCAGGCGGCCGGGTCTGCCGTGTCGGCCGGCACATCAGCGCCCTTGCCCGACAGCATCCAGGCTAGTCCACGCGGGATTCGCTCCGGCGCCACCCGGCGACGATCGGCCGCTGCGCGACCAGGCTCACACCCCGGCCGGGGTGGCCCGGGCCGCGTGAAGGCGCCGTGAGTCACCCGTTCGCCGGCGGTGTGGGCCGCGCGCGGTTGCCCCATCGGGGGCGCCGCGGGTGGCACCATGACCAGGTGCCCGTCTACCGTGACTCCGCCGTCGTGCTGCGGGTCACCAAACTCGGCGAGGCGGATCGGATCGTGTCCCTGCTGACCCGGCGCACCGGCAAGGTGCGGGCGGTGGCCAAGGGCGTGCGGCGCACCAAGAGCAAGTTCGGCGGCCGGTTGGAGCCGTTCAGCCACGTGGACCTGCAGCTGTACGCCGGACGCAACCTGGACATCGTGACCCAGGCCGAGACCCTCGACCCGTTCGGCGCGACCCTGGCCGCCGACTACTCCCGCTACACCTGCGCGACGGCGATCGCCGAGACGGCCGAGCGGCTCACCGCCGAGGAGCGCGAACCCTCCCTGCGGCTGTACCTGCTGGTGGTCTCGGCGCTGCGCGCGCTCACCGAGTCCGGGCGGGGCCCCAGCCTGATCCTGGATGCCTTCCTGCTGCGGGCCATGGTGCTGGCCGGCTGGGCGCCCGCGCTGCGCGAGTGCGCCCGGTGCGGCAGCCCGGGCCCGCATTCGGCCTTCCACGTGCCCTCCGGCGGGGCGCTGTGCCCGGACTGCCGGTCGGGCTCGTCGGGGTCGGTGCGCCCGGCGCCGGCCACCATCGACCTGATGGCGGCGCTGACCGACGGTGTCTGGGCCGTGGCCGACGCGTCCGCGGTCAGCCATCAGCGGGAGGCCTCGGGTCTGGTCGCCGCGCTGCTGCAGTGGCACCTGGAGCGCGGGCTGCGATCCCTGCCGATGGTCGATCGGGAGGTCGGCGCGTGAGCCGCAGCTCGATCACGCCCCGCCCGCCCGCCCCGCACCCGAGCGGCGCCCGGCCGCCGGCCCTGCCCGCCGGCGCGGTCCCCAGGCACGTCGCGCTGGTGATGGACGGCAACGGCCGGTGGGCCAAGCAACGCGGGCTGCCCCGCACCGAGGGTCACAAGCGCGGCGAGGCGGCGCTGTTCGACGTGGTCGAGGGGGCCATCGAGATCGGCGTCACCCACCTGTCGGCCTATGCGTTCTCCACCGAGAACTGGAAGCGCTCGCCGGACGAGGTGCGCTTCCTGATGGGCTTCAACCGAGACGTCATCCGCCGCCGCCGCGACGACATGCATGCGCTCGGGGTGCGGGTTCGCTGGGCCGGCCGCCGGCCCCGGCTGTGGCGCAGTGTGATCAAGGAGCTCGAGGTCGCCGAGCAACTCACCGCCGGCAACCGCGTCCTGACCCTGACCATGTGTGTGAACTACGGCGGCCGGGCCGAGATCGCCGACGCCGCCAAGGCGATCGCGATCGAGGCGGCGGCCGGACGGCTGGACCCGAACAAGGTGGACGAGCGGCTGTTCGCCCGTTACCTGGACGAGCCGGACATGCCCGACGTGGACATGTTCCTGCGCCCGTCGGGGGAGTTGCGGACCAGCAACTTCCTGCTCTGGCAGTCGGCCTACGCGGAGTTGGTGTTCCAGGACACCCTGTACCCCGACTTCGACCGCCGGGATCTGTGGCGGGCCTGCCAGGAGTACGCGTCCCGGCAACGCCGCTTCGGCGGGGTGATCGACACCGCGGTCCCGGAACCGAACGACCAGCAGGGGAGAACCGGATGACCGCGAGCCGGACACCGACCACCGAACCGGCTTCCCCGGCGCCACCCAAGCCGGATCGGGTGCGGTATCGCCCCGGCTCGCTGGAGATCTTCGGCGTCGTCCTGCTGCTGGCCATCCTGCTGCGCGGGCCGCTGGCCTCGCTGCTGGGCCAGCCCGCCCTGCAGAGCTGGGCCACCGTCTTCATCGCCATCTGCGTGCAGGCCACCCCGTTCCTGGTGCTGGGCGTGGTCGTCTCCGGCGCGATCGCCGCGTTCGTCCCGGCGTCCTGGTTCAGCAAGGTTCTGCCCGACCGCCCGGTGCTGGCCGTGCCGGTCGCCACCGCCTGCGGGGCCGCGTTGCCCGGGTGCGAATGCGGGTCGGTGCCGATCTCCAACCGGCTGATGGACCGTGGGGTGCGGCCGTCGGCGTCGCTGGCGTTCATGCTCTCGGCCCCGGCGATCAATCCGATCGTGCTGGTGGCCACCGCGGTGGCGTTCACCGGCTACCCCTCGATGGTGTGGGCGCGGCTGATCTCCGGTCTGCTGACCGCGCTGATCGTCGGCTGGATCTGGGAGCGGATCGGCCGGCCCGAGTGGATGCGGCCCAAGAACCCGGCGAAGTCGGAGCCGGGGCAGCCGAATTGGCGGGTGTTCCTGTCCACCATCCTGGGCGACTTCACCCAGGCCGCGGGGTTCCTGGTGATCGGCGCGGCCGCGGCCGCCACCTTCAAGACGATCGTGCCGGCCCACGTGATGGAAGGCATCGGCGCGTCGCTGCTGCTCTCGGTCCTGCTGATGGCCGGCCTGGCCTTCATCCTGGCCTTGTGCTCGGAGGCCGACGCGTTCGTCGCCGCCTCCTTCTCCACCATCCCGATGGTCGGCAAGCTGGTGTTCCTCACCGTCGGGCCGGCCGTGGACGTCAAGCTGTTCGCGATGCAGGCCGGCATCTTCGGCCGCAAGTTCGCGGTCCGGTTCGCCCCGCTGACCTTCGGCGTCGCCATCGTGGTCGCCACCACGGTCGGCCTGATCTTCTGGGGCTGGCAGTGACGGCCCGGCCCGGCCGCCGCCGGCTGGGCGGCATGAGCGTGGAGACCCAGTCGATCGTGGTCACCCTGCTCGGTGGCCTGCTCATCTCGATCACCGTCTCCGGCCGGTTCACCTCCTACGTGCGGCCCGGCTTCAAATGGCTGCTGCTCACCTCCGGGGCGATCCTGGTGATCGTCGGCATCATCTCGCTGGTGCTGGCCGTCCGGGCGGAGATGAAGGCCGGCCGGCGCAAGGCCGAGGCACCGGCCGCGGTCGGCGCCGGGGGTACCGAGGACGGCGCCGGGCCGGCACCCGATCACGACCGGCCCGACGAGCACGATGCGCACGACGACGAAGGGCCCGACGCCCACGGTCACGACCACTCGGCCGCCAAGGCCCCCTGGCTGATCCTGGCGCCGGTGCTGGTGTTGCTGCTGGTCGCCCCGCCGGCGCTGGGGGCCGACGCGGTGGCCCGCAACGCCGGGTCCCAGGGCCTGGCCGGCTACGACGTCGCCACGGTGTCGGGACCGACGGTCAGCGACGGGTCGGCGGCCGGGGGCGGCGGTACCGAGAGCAAGGACGGGACGGGCGCGCCGATCGGCGGATATGCCTACAACGACGGCAGCGGATCGGTCACCGACAGCAGCGGCAGCCGCCGGACCATGCATTTCCCGGCCTTGGACGGCACCGACCCGCAGATGGGCATCAAGGAGTTCGTGCTGCGCTCGCTCTACGACGCGGACAACTCCGTCGACGGGGTTCCGGTGACGGTGGTCGGCTTCCTGGCCCCCGCCGGGGAGGGGTACAGCGGCGGCTACACGATCGCCCGGATGGTGATCAGCTGCTGCGCGGCCGACGCCAACCCGATGCAGTTGCACGTCGATGGCGACGCCCCCTACCCGTCCAACACCTGGGTGCAGGCGGTGGTCACCGTGGTGCCCAACACCGCGGTGATGGACAACAACTACGTGCCGACGGTGACCGTCAGCTCGGTGCAGACCATCGACCAACCCGACGACCCGTACGAGCACTGACCGTCGGTCTCAGCTTGGTCGGTTGACCATCGCGGCGAGGCGATCGGCGATGTCGTTGACGTCTCGTAACTCGCCGGCGGCAAGAGCGAGAACCAGGTCGGTGATCTGGCCGTCGTAGGCGTCCGGTGCGACGACGGTCGCGCCGTTGTCGCGGAGAAACACCACTGTGGCCAGCCATGCCGTTCTCTTGTTGCCGTCGACGAACGGATGGTTGGCTGTCAACGAGTGCAGGAGCGCTGCCGCCTTGAGCGTGAGCGTGGGGTAAGCATCCTCGCCGAAGACGGTGCTTGACGGTCGATGGCAGGCGGAATCGAGCAGACCCAGATCGCGAACAGCCGGATCGCCGCCGATGGCGACTCGTGCGATCGCGAGAACATCTTCGGCGGACAGAAAACGAGTCACTCGCCGAGACGCCGGAGAACCTCGGGATAGTCCGCCGCGGCCTGTTCGGCCAACACGGCGATGCGTTGGCTGCGGCGGTGCCGCGCGAGATACTCATCGATGGCCACGAGCACGGTCTGGTGGACCGACCGTCCGTCCGCCTGTGCTTGCTCGCGCAGGGCTTCACTGGTCGACTCGTCGAGTCGGAGAGTCATGGCCATTCGCCAATGATACCAATGTGATACCACACGTGGCGAGCGGTTCACCGCAGTTCGGCGGCCAGCGCCTCGGGCAGGGTGCGGTGGGCGAACTGGAAACCGGCGTCGTGCAGGGCGGCCGGGACCGCCCGCCGGCCGTCGACGAGCTCGTCGGCGAACTCGCCGACCAGGGCGCGGATGGCGAATTCCGGCACGACCCACGGGGTGGGCCGGTGCAGCGCCCGCCCGAGCTCCTTGGTGAACTCCGCATTGGTCACCGGGTAGGGCGCGGTCAGGTTGGCCGGCCCGTGCACGGGGTGGGTGAGCAGGAACAGCATGGCGGCCAAGTGATCGGTCGCCGAGATCCACGGGTAGTACTGCTCGCCCGATCCCAGCCGGGCGCCGGCCCACAGGCGGGTCAGCAGCGACATGATCTTGAGCAGGTCGCCGTCCATGCCCAGCACCAGCCCGGTGCGCAGGTGCACCACCCGCACGTCGGCCGCCTCCGCCGCGGCGGTGGCCGCCTCCCACTGCACGCACAGGTCGGCCAGGAAGGAATCGCCTGGGCCGGTGTGCTCGGTGACGATCTCGGTACCTCGGGCGCCGTAGTAGCCCACCGCGGACGCGTTGAGCAGGACCGGGACGCCCAGCCGCG
This genomic window from Nakamurella multipartita DSM 44233 contains:
- a CDS encoding isoprenyl transferase translates to MSRSSITPRPPAPHPSGARPPALPAGAVPRHVALVMDGNGRWAKQRGLPRTEGHKRGEAALFDVVEGAIEIGVTHLSAYAFSTENWKRSPDEVRFLMGFNRDVIRRRRDDMHALGVRVRWAGRRPRLWRSVIKELEVAEQLTAGNRVLTLTMCVNYGGRAEIADAAKAIAIEAAAGRLDPNKVDERLFARYLDEPDMPDVDMFLRPSGELRTSNFLLWQSAYAELVFQDTLYPDFDRRDLWRACQEYASRQRRFGGVIDTAVPEPNDQQGRTG
- the fdhD gene encoding formate dehydrogenase accessory sulfurtransferase FdhD; protein product: MSRVTVRTPIVRYRDGAFSSRPDTVAGEEPLEIRVDGQPFSTTMRTPGADIELAHGLLHAEGVITGPADVRAARYCSGVGPDGLKTYNVLEVSLADSAATAQLWPRSLVTSSACGVCGSESIEAITRSSRYVPGQLTMAPDTIRALPERLRAQQRTFRSTGGIHACALATADGLIEDVREDVGRHNAMDKVIGAALLADRLPLADRALVTSSRASFELVQKAVLAGVGILVAVSAPSSLAVQLAGQAGLTLIGFVSPAGFNIYTGGWRVHGATQR
- a CDS encoding TIGR01777 family oxidoreductase, with the protein product MKVVAAGVSGFLGTRLTNALTEAGHTVVRLVRSEPTGPHESLWNPHSGDLDSSVFDGADAVVNLCGAPTAFHRWTQDYKHLLLTSRVNPTRVLAAECARLGVPVLLNASAVGYYGARGTEIVTEHTGPGDSFLADLCVQWEAATAAAEAADVRVVHLRTGLVLGMDGDLLKIMSLLTRLWAGARLGSGEQYYPWISATDHLAAMLFLLTHPVHGPANLTAPYPVTNAEFTKELGRALHRPTPWVVPEFAIRALVGEFADELVDGRRAVPAALHDAGFQFAHRTLPEALAAELR
- a CDS encoding permease, with translation MTASRTPTTEPASPAPPKPDRVRYRPGSLEIFGVVLLLAILLRGPLASLLGQPALQSWATVFIAICVQATPFLVLGVVVSGAIAAFVPASWFSKVLPDRPVLAVPVATACGAALPGCECGSVPISNRLMDRGVRPSASLAFMLSAPAINPIVLVATAVAFTGYPSMVWARLISGLLTALIVGWIWERIGRPEWMRPKNPAKSEPGQPNWRVFLSTILGDFTQAAGFLVIGAAAAATFKTIVPAHVMEGIGASLLLSVLLMAGLAFILALCSEADAFVAASFSTIPMVGKLVFLTVGPAVDVKLFAMQAGIFGRKFAVRFAPLTFGVAIVVATTVGLIFWGWQ
- a CDS encoding TIGR03943 family putative permease subunit, whose translation is MSVETQSIVVTLLGGLLISITVSGRFTSYVRPGFKWLLLTSGAILVIVGIISLVLAVRAEMKAGRRKAEAPAAVGAGGTEDGAGPAPDHDRPDEHDAHDDEGPDAHGHDHSAAKAPWLILAPVLVLLLVAPPALGADAVARNAGSQGLAGYDVATVSGPTVSDGSAAGGGGTESKDGTGAPIGGYAYNDGSGSVTDSSGSRRTMHFPALDGTDPQMGIKEFVLRSLYDADNSVDGVPVTVVGFLAPAGEGYSGGYTIARMVISCCAADANPMQLHVDGDAPYPSNTWVQAVVTVVPNTAVMDNNYVPTVTVSSVQTIDQPDDPYEH
- a CDS encoding type II toxin-antitoxin system death-on-curing family toxin, which translates into the protein MTRFLSAEDVLAIARVAIGGDPAVRDLGLLDSACHRPSSTVFGEDAYPTLTLKAAALLHSLTANHPFVDGNKRTAWLATVVFLRDNGATVVAPDAYDGQITDLVLALAAGELRDVNDIADRLAAMVNRPS
- a CDS encoding ribbon-helix-helix protein, CopG family; the protein is MAMTLRLDESTSEALREQAQADGRSVHQTVLVAIDEYLARHRRSQRIAVLAEQAAADYPEVLRRLGE
- the recO gene encoding DNA repair protein RecO, whose product is MPVYRDSAVVLRVTKLGEADRIVSLLTRRTGKVRAVAKGVRRTKSKFGGRLEPFSHVDLQLYAGRNLDIVTQAETLDPFGATLAADYSRYTCATAIAETAERLTAEEREPSLRLYLLVVSALRALTESGRGPSLILDAFLLRAMVLAGWAPALRECARCGSPGPHSAFHVPSGGALCPDCRSGSSGSVRPAPATIDLMAALTDGVWAVADASAVSHQREASGLVAALLQWHLERGLRSLPMVDREVGA
- a CDS encoding GNAT family N-acetyltransferase, which gives rise to MAPTSPVRPATPEDAEAFAACHLACWREAYGSLWGAERFDGMDVTRLAARRRKEIEAGVADHYLVEADGEVAGIAIAGPTRDEDPQAERELYAIYVREAHQGTGMADDLMRAAIGTGPASLWTYRDNARASAFYVHHDFIPNGAERTDSEGILEIRMVRR